GCGAATTTTGCGTTTGCATAGCGCTTATAAAAAAAGCTAGACCGGTGCTTGGCGTGATATTTATCCCGGTTAGCAAAGAGCTTTTTTATGCTGATGAAAATGGCGCTTTTAAAGAAATTTTAGATGACAATGATGAAATCATAAGCAGAGTTGATTTAAACAAAAAAGATAAAAATTTAGACAATCTAATCTTTTCAAGCAGAAGAGGCGACGCCAAAGAGATAGAATTCATAGGACAGAGCCTAAATTTTGAGCAAAGGTGCATCGGCTCAGCTATAAAATTTTGCCGTTTGGTTGAATTTGGTGGAGCTTATTTGAGATTTGCCCCAAGCTATCTTTGGGACAATGCTGCAGGAGATGCGCTCGTAAATTTTTGTGGCGGAAAAGTATTTGACGCTAATAGCAGCAAAGAGATGAGCTATGAGCTTGCTGATTTAAAAAGCCCATTTTTCATAGCTCTCTCAAAAAATACACTAAATCTAAAAGATAAAATCACACAGCTATATAAGCAAAGTAAAACTTAAACCTTAAATTTCTTCTAGTAGATAAAGCATACTAGCTATTTTTGCTGTGCCTAGCACGTAACTCATTATGTTTGCTGCGACTTTATCTTTTTTAAGCACTTTGCCATTTATGTCAAATATATCTTCGTTGTTCTCTTTGATAAATTTTAAGGTTTTTGCTGCGACATCTTCTAGGCTATTTTTACCATCAAGCAATAAAAGTATGTAATAATCGATATTATTAAGCTTCCTTGAGATGCTAAATTTATTAGCAAAAACAATATCGGCATTATTTTTATGATTTAAGAAATATCTTACATAATTTATTAAATTTTGACTAAGCCTTGAGTAGCCGGACCTATACTCGATATTTTTTTGCTCATCTTTTAAAATCATTGCATCAGATGAGTTTGTTAAAATTCTTACAAAGGCGCTATAAACCATGAGCTTATCTTCTGGCAAAATTTCTAAAATCTGAGAAAGGTTTATGCTGGCTGGATACATCTTATAAAAGACCTCGCAAAGCCATGATATATCTTGTGGCATAGCGCCATAACTATCTTGCCACTGGTTATCTTTCTTTATAAAATCTGCCACAACGTGAATTTTATTAATATCGCTTGGGCCTATTTGTTTATTTGCTATGCTCTCATAAGTTTTGCTATGGACTATTAGGCTTTGTCTAAAGACTTTGTTGCTAATCATATCCATGAATTGCTCTAGATCGATCCTATCTTTAAATTTATTGTTTTTGTATTCATCTACTACGGCTGTGCCAACATCTGGGGTAAAAATATCATCAAGCGTATACTCACAAAGATAAGTAAGCTCATTTTTGGCAAGCATGGCATTAAAATCTTTAAAATAAAATGGATCATTTGTGTATTCTAAAAACTCATGAGCTATGTAAAAGTCATCTTTTGAGAGCACATGTTCAGTTACAAAAAGAAGCATCTTAAGGGGTATTTTCCCCTCATAAATTTCTTCATCTCTTGTTAGTAAATATTCTTTATAGACTAAAAGTGCTTCTTTGGCTGCTTTTAGCCTCTCTTGCATGCTCTCTTTATCTTTTGCAGCAAGTAGCATTATATCCCTTACGATATCTTTTACTTTCCAGCCAGGATAAACATTATAAGAGATAAACGCCACGCCATTTGCACTTAAATTCTCTCTTACGACTTTTAATATAGCTTCTTTTACAAAGTCAGGCACCCAGCTAAAAACACCATGAGCAATGATATAGTCAAATTTCTCATCGCTTTTAAATTCGCAAATATCACCGTGTATAAGCTCTAAATTTGTAAGCCCCATCTCTTTAACGATCTCTTGCCCTCGCCTTATCTGCTCGCCACTAAGATCTATGCCAACTACTTTTGCATTTTTGTTATTTACTGCAAATGGGATCAAATTTCCACCAAAGCTACATCCTATCTCTAAAACTCTTGCATTTTCGCATGGCGGTGGAGTTATGCCAAGAAGTGTTGCACAAGCTTCAAGCCTATATGGCGACGATTGGGCAAAGGCTATTGATTTATAAGTTAGCTCGTCATAAGACTTCTCGATTTTACTATTTTGGCTCATTTTAGCTCCTAGTAGTCTTTTTCTTTGATTTTTTCTAGCATATTTTTAGCATCATTCTCAGGATCATCTACTATATATGCGCGCCTTATCTTGCCATCTTTAATGATAAGTGTTTGCCTAAAGTAAAATTTATGTCCATTTGATGCAGAAAAAACTGGAAGTTCAAGCGCCCTCTCAAGCATAAACTCACTATCATTTAAAAACATGACTCCAGTTGAAGTCTCTTCTTGAAATTTCTTTTGAGCTGCGATATCTTGTGAGCTAATGGCCACTACCATGAAACCAAGGTCGTTAAAATCTTTTAAAAATTTCTTGTAGTTTATCGCTTGTTTAGTGCAGCCCTTCATGCCTGCAGTATTTTGCAATTGCTCACTTAAAAGACTAAAGTCCTCGCCTATCTTTGGATAGATGAAAATAACACAGTCATGCGTCCTTGCAAAGGCGGAAAAATCAAATTCCTTACCGTCTAGGGTATTTAAATATATACTTGTAGGCACTTTTATCATACCTCATCCTTTAAAATTTTTACTATTATATCTTTATAAGCTTTGTCTTAAGCTTTTTTAGAATTTAAAAGATAAACTACAAAAAGGACAAAAAAGCTAATTATTAGCATCAAAAGTGCATAGATATGAGCCTTGGTGTAATCAAGCATTTCAACCGCTTCAAATATCGCAATGCTCGCAACCTTACTCTCTCCAGCTACGCTACCACCTATCATTAAAACAACACCAAACTCGCCCATGGTGTGCGCAAAACTAACGACAGTAGCTGTTAATAAATTTGATCTGATGCTTGGCAAAATCACCCTAAAAATAGTCGTGAGCTTATTTTTACCAAGGCTATAACTTGCTTCAAAAAGGCTCTTTTTTAGGCTATTTAGCCCAGCATAAATCGGCCCAAACATAAATGGCAATGAATAGATGCAACTTGCCACAACAAGACCTGTGAAGTTAAAAACAAGCCTAACTCCAAAAATTTCCTCGATAAATTTACCAAAGGCAGAATAAGGCGAAAGAAAAATGAGTAGATAAAAGCCAAGAACACTTGGTGGCAAGACCAAGGGCAGTGAGATTACCGACTCTAAAAACGACTTGCCAAAAAATTTCTTTTGAGACATAAAATAGGCAAGTGCAATGCAGACAAAAAATAAAATAAAAGTTGTTATGAAAGATAATTTTAGTGATAGCCAAAATGGCTCGTAATCGATACTTTTTAACTCGTCTATCATGCTTTTTCCAAATTTACGCTAAATGCTTTTGTGCTAACTACCACCATATCGCCTGCTTTTAGATTCATCGCCTCGCTACTACTTAGCACCACTTCACAAATTTGGCGATTTATTAATACATTTGCTACGAAGATCGCATCACGTTTTTTTATCTCTAAAATTTTAGCGTTAAAGGCAAATTTCTGCGATCCTGCACTCTTTAAAAATATCTCACTTGCGCTACCTGATCTTGAAATTTTTCCATTTTCAAGGACAAAGACTTTATTGCAAAGCTTATAAATTTCAGCGATATCATGGCTTACTAAAATAATGCTCATCTTAAACTCATCATGAAGTGCTAGTAAATAGTCTTGAAGTTTCTCACGCATGGCATTATCAAGCGCACTTAACGGCTCATCAAGTAGTAAAATTTCAGGCTTTCTCATAACCGCGCGAGCTAAAGCAACACGTTGCTTTTGACCGCCAGAAAGAGTGCTAATTTTTGCATTTTTTAGACTTGTTAGGCCACAAATATCAAGAAGCTTGTTCGCCAGATTTAGATCATTTTTTGCAAAGAGTAAATTTTTAAAGACATTCATATTTTCAAAAAGTGCGTAGTCTTGAAATAAAAAGCCGATATTTCGCTTTTGTGGAGCCAAATTTGTCTTTTCATCAAAGAAAACTTTATCCCCAACTCTTATGAAGCCACTTTGTGGTGCTTCAAAACCAGCGATCAAGCGTAAAATAGTAGTCTTTCCGCCACCGCTTGCTCCGTAAAGTGCGACAAAATCGCCATTTTTAAAGCTAAGGTCTGCCTCAAGCATAAATTTGCCGTCGCCACCATTTAGCTCTTTTTTGCAAAAAATTTCTATCATTTTTGAGTACTTATATGAATACTAGTAGATTTTATATAGGCAAAGACTTCATCGTTTTCACCTACGTTCATGGTTTTTAATGCGTGATTTGAGATAATAGCTTCGAAGTAAATTTCGCCACACTTTAAGCTAATAACACTTAAAATTTCACCAAAATTTATAGCTTCAATCACGCACTTTAGCTCGTTTTCAAGCGAGCTAGTGTCAAGTTTATTTTTTGCCAAGACGACATCCGAGCTTTTAAAACCTAAGCCAATCTCATCATTTAAGGCAAATTTACTAGCCTCGTTTAAGACTAGCATAAATAAATTTGCCTCTAAATTTAGACCCTTTAGCTCAAATAAGCTGACATCATCTTTGGCTAAAATCCTAACGATCTTTGCTTTTATCATTTAGCAGGAACGTTATAGCCAAATTTCTTAAAAATTTCTCTTGATTTATCACCCAAGATAAACTCATAAAATGCCTTCGCATCAGCATTATTTTCAGCACGTTTTAAGAGTACGATGCCTTGATCGATCGGAGTGTATAGCTCTTGTGGAACAAGGATGTAATTAACGCCCTCTTTGTATTTTGACATTTTCTCATCAAAAAGTGCGCTAGCAGCGATAAAACCTACATCAGAAGCACTTAATGCTTGAGATAGAGTTTCAGAAATTTTTTGAGCATAAACGATATTTTTTTCTACTTCGTCATAAAGTTTTGCGTTTTTAAGAGCTTCTATACTAGCTTTGCCGTATGGTGCAGTTTGTGGATTTGCGATAGAGATCGCTTTTAAGCCACGAACAACTTCGATACCTTTTTTGAAATCAACATCTCTAATAGAAAAAATAGCAACAGCACCTTGTGCATAAATTTTTGGAGCAGCTACTGCAAACCCTGTGTCATAGGCTTTTTGCGCAAAGCCCATATCAGCAGCCATGAATATATCAGCTGGAGCCGAGTTTTGTATCTGCGTAACAAGACCACCGCTTGCACCAAGAGTTAGGTTAATCTTAGCATCTGGATGAAGCTTATTAAACTCTTTTATAAGCTCTGGAAATGCGTATGTTGTATTTGCGGCAGCATAGACATTTACTTCAGCACCAAATGCGTTTATGGCAAGCAAAGCTGCCATACATAAAAGTTTAAAAACTTTTCTCATTTAAACTCCTATAATGATTTGAGATGATTTTACTATTGCTAAAAGTGTATCGCCAACACCTATTTTCATCTGGATAGCACTATCTTTTGTGATGATGGCAGTTAAAGTCTGCTCATCGCTTAGTTTTAAAGTAATTTCAGCATTTACAGCACCTATCTTTGCTTCGATCACTTCGCCTTTTAATTGATTTTTTGTGCTTATTTTTATATCTAGATCCCTAGCCAAAATAACAGCTGGAGCTTTAAAAATATAAATAACTTTTTGTCCAACTTTTAGTCCTAAATTTTTCTCACTCTCGACTGTAATGTTTGACTCAAGCGTACAGCCATTGCTTAGTTTTGCAACTATTTGAGAATTTACTGCACCGCGGTTTATGCCAGTGATTTCACATGAGAGTTGATTTCTGGCACTTAAGTTCATGTTCATTCTTTGAAGGTTGATGATATCAACATCCTCAACATCTACTTTTTGACAAATTTTTTGTAAAAAATCCTTTTGGGTCTCAAGGATTGTGTCATAAATTTTTATCAGTTTATTGGCATACTCGCTTAGCTCGGAGCCACTATTTTTTTTATTTCCATCAGCTCTAATAATAAGCGGCTTGCTACTTTTGTTATTTATCGTATCAAGGCAGTCCCAAGCATTTTTATATGATATGCCAACCAATTCTGCTGCTTTTGTGATACTTTTTGTCTCTTTTATGGCCTTTAATAATGTAATATGTTTAGCTAAAACCTGTGTATCTTCGCCTAAAAATAGTTCTAAATTTATATCTGCTTTCAAAATTTTTACCTTTACTATATTGGAAAATAATTTGTGAAGTATATCTAATTATATTAATCCTTAAGCTTAAAGATTTAAGCCAATTTATAAATTTCTCTTAATTTCTTGTAAAGTTTTTAAAAGATAAAATCGAGCTACATTTTATAAATAAAAATAAGGCTTAGTATGAAATTTTTGCTTTCTATCTTTTTTAGTTTGCTTTTAGCCTGTGCTAATACAGACATAAATGCAAATAGCGAAAGCGATGAATTTGATGTTGAATTTGAAGCAAGAAAAGATGTTTTTGACCCGCTTAGTGGTTACAATAGAATGATGACACATGCAAATGACTTTATCTATGTAAATATGCTAACTCCGGTGGCAAAAGGCTATGCCTATGTTGTGCCAAAAACAGCTAGAACAATGGTTTCAAATTTCTTTGATAATCTGCTTTTCCCAGTTCGCTTTGTAAACAACTTACTTCAGTTTAAATTTCAAAATGCTGGTGAAGAGACATTAAGATTTTTAGCAAATACGATAATAGGTTTTGGCGGACTAACAGACGGAGCAAAATACTACAATCTCAAAGCTCACGATGAAGATTTCGGACAAACGCTTGGATATTGGGGGCTTGGCGGTGGTTTTCATATCGTTTGGCCACTTATTGGACCATCAAATTTAAGAGATACTGGTGGCATGGTCGGAGATTATTTTGCTGATCCTATTAGCTACGTTGATCCTATACTTTTATCCACTGGTATCAAGTCATATAGAGCGTTTAATAGCTTTTCGCAAGATCCAACTGCTTATGAAAAACTAAGAAAAGATGCTATTGATCTTTATCCATTTTTACGCGATGCTTACGAGCAAAGACGCGACAAGCTTATCAAGGAGTAAATATGAAAATTTTAAAAATTCTAACTATGATTTTACTTTTTACAACTAGCCTTTTTGCTATTTCGAAAGAGCAGATCAAGCCTGAAGTAGAGATGAAAACAACAAAGGTTATTGAAATTTTAAAAGATACAAATTTAGACAATAATACAAAGACAAAAGAAATTTTTGCTCTTCTTGATCCATTTTTTGACTATAAACAAATGGCAAAGATAAGCCTTGGCAAACGTTACAACAGCCTAAGCAGCGATGAGCAAGCCAAATTTGACGCAGCATTTGAGCAAAAACTAAAAAGCTCATACATAGATAAACTTTTAGGGTATAAAGATCAAGAGATACATATAACTGGCGAGAGTGAACCACAAAAAAATAGGTACTGGCTAACATCTGAGCTTGTAAATGACGGAAAGAGCTACGAATTTGTCTATAAATTTTATGACGCAAAAGAGCATGGCTGGCTCATTTATGACCTTGATATCGTTGGTGTAAGCATCATTCAAACTTATAGAAGTCAGTTTGGAGATGTGCTAAATAACGCTGATTTTAATACCCTTTTACAAAAGCTAAACGAAGCTGTTTTGCCTGATCAAAATAAAACAAACCCTTAATGCGACAAATTTTTAAATTTATCATTGCTAAAAACAAGCTTATTATTGCTCTGATTTTAGCTTTAAGCGTAGTTTTTGGCTATCTTAGCACCAAGCTTAGCGTCGATGCATCAGCTGAAACGCTACTGCTTGAGCATGATCCTGACTTAAAAGCTTATAGAGAGATAGCCAAACGCTACGACTCACCCGGATTTTTAGTGGTCGCTTTTACCCCAAAAGACGATCTTTTTTCACCTAAAAATTTAGAACTTATCAAAAATTTAGGCGATGAACTAGCTAAAAACGATATGGTAAATAGCGTCATCTCTATAATAAATATTCCGCTTTTAAATAGTGTAAAAGGCGGGATTACTGGCATCTTAGATCATACTCCAACGCTGCAAGATAAAGATATAAATATTTCAAAAGCAAAGCTCGAGTTTGCCAAAAGTCCGATTTACAGCGGAAATTTGATAAGCAAAGATCTAAAAACCACAGCAATTGCTCTAAATTTAAAACAAGATGAGAAATTTAATGAGCTTGTAAATGAAAGAAATTTACTTAGCCAAAAAGAGTCAAACGGCACTATCACACAAGCCGAGCGACTTAAGCTAGAGGCTCTTGCCTATGAGTTTAAAGCCTACCGAGATGAGCTTAGAAAGAGCGATCACGAAAACCTTGAGGCTATAAAAGCAACCATAGCTAAATTTAACGCAAATGACGAGCTATTCTTAGGCGGTGCAAATATGATCGCCGATGATATGATAGGCTTTATAAAAAGCGATCTTTTGGTCTATGGATTAAGCGTACTTGCTCTTCTTAGCTTTAGTTTATGGCTATTTTTCAGGCAGGTTAGATGGATTGTTTTGCCGATGTTTATATGTGCCGTAAGTGCCATTTTTACGACCGGAATTTTTGGTATATTTGACTGGGAAGTGACGGTCATTAGCTCAAACTACATCGCACTTCAGCTCATCATTACTATTTCAACTGTGATTCATCTTGTCGTTAGCTACCGAGAATTTTACGCAAAGCATCCAAAATATAGCCAAAATCAGCTAATTTATCTAACGCTTCGTGATAAATTCTCTCCATCTTTTTGGGCGATATTTACCACGGTTATTGGCTTTAGCTCGCTTATGAGCGCTGACATAAAGCCAGTTATCATGCTTGGCATTATGATGAGCACTGGCATTAGCGTTTCGCTTGTACTTGCGTTTTTGCTATTTGGCGCGATAAATGTAAATTTAGAAAAATTAGCTCCCATTAGAACCTTTGAAAATAGCTTTAAATTTACAAAATACTGCGCAAATTTAGCTCTAAACTCAAGAAAGATTATCTACGTAGTTTGCGCTCTAGTTGTCTGTTTTGGCATTTATGGTATCAGCAAGATAAAGGTTGAAAATAGCTTCATTGGCTACTTTAAAGAAAGTACAGAAATTCGCCAAGGAATGCAAGTTATTGATACCAAGCTTGGCGGCACGATACCAGTTGATGTGATAGTGAAATTTAAAGAGCAAAAACAAGATAAAAATACCGAGCAAGATGAGTTTGAAAATGAGTTTGAAAACAATGCCAAGGATGCAAAATACTGGTTTAATAGCTATCACACAAGGGTTGCTGAGAAAATTCACGACTATTTAAAAGAACAAAAATTTGTCGGACATGTAAGCTCGCTAGCAACCCTTATAAAAGCCATAAAAGAGCTAAATAACGGTGCGAGTGATGATTTTTTATTAGCTGCGATGTATGAGAAATTGCCACAAAACTATAAAAATATCTTATTAAGTCCTTATGTAAGCGTTGAAGATGACGAGCTTAGATTTAGTATAAGGATCGTTGATAGCGACTCCGAGCTTAGACGAAATTTATTTCTAAAGGAGCTTAGAGAAGGGCTGGCACAGCTTACTAAAAATGACAATGTAAGCATAGAAGTGGCCGGCATGATGGTGCTTTATAATAATATGCTTCAAAATTTACTTAGCTCACAAGTTGATACTTTTGGACTAACTGTCGCTATACTTTTTGTCATATTTTGCTTTATTTTTAGAAGCGTAAAGCTAGCAACTATTGCGATAGTTTCAAATTTAATCCCGCTTTGCACACTCTTTGGTGTGATGGGATTTTTTGGCATTCCGCTTGATGTGATGAGTATCACGATCGCAGCCATTAGCATTGGTATTGGCGTTGATGATATCATTCACTACATACACCGCTTTAAAGAAGAAATGCTTACAAAAAGTGTTTTTGAGAGCATTAAAGTCGCGCACGCAAGCATCGGATATGCGATGTATTACACATCCTTCACTATTTTTCTTGGTTTTAGCGTGATGATAACTAGCAATTTTATCCCAACTATCTATTTTGGCTTACTAACCGATCTTGTTATGGTATTTATGCTTCTTGGCGCGCTAATCATCTTACCAAGCCTAATAGCAAGTTTTGTAAAAAAAGAGTGATATTTAAGCTAAATTTATTTGATAACTTTAATAAATGAGTAGACATCGGCCACGCCGTCAATGTGCTTAGCGTACCAAATAGCATGTTTTTCTTGTTCAATACTATCAACTACACCGCTAAATACGACATCGCAGCCAACGATACTAACTCGCACATTTGTGCCCTCAACTATACTATCTTTAAAAAGATTTTGCTTTAAGTTTGCAAGAATTTTTAGACTATCGCATGGATATTCTGGCTTTTTGATACGAAGATAGGTATAAATTTTTCGCACGCCATCTGTACTTTTGGCTAGTTCTACTAGCTTATCTTCAAGCTCTTTACTATCAACAAGTCCGATCAGATAAGCATCTCCATAAAAAACCTCTATCTCGATATCAATATTACTAAGACCTTTTGAAA
This genomic window from Campylobacter concisus contains:
- a CDS encoding 3'(2'),5'-bisphosphate nucleotidase CysQ, with translation MSELLNLAKKAAVNAGAQIMKFHSADNTALKVCLKDDSSPLTSADLAANEVILKELSKSGIKICSEESILQESDKDEFWLVDPLDGTKEFLARNGEFCVCIALIKKARPVLGVIFIPVSKELFYADENGAFKEILDDNDEIISRVDLNKKDKNLDNLIFSSRRGDAKEIEFIGQSLNFEQRCIGSAIKFCRLVEFGGAYLRFAPSYLWDNAAGDALVNFCGGKVFDANSSKEMSYELADLKSPFFIALSKNTLNLKDKITQLYKQSKT
- a CDS encoding class I SAM-dependent methyltransferase — translated: MSQNSKIEKSYDELTYKSIAFAQSSPYRLEACATLLGITPPPCENARVLEIGCSFGGNLIPFAVNNKNAKVVGIDLSGEQIRRGQEIVKEMGLTNLELIHGDICEFKSDEKFDYIIAHGVFSWVPDFVKEAILKVVRENLSANGVAFISYNVYPGWKVKDIVRDIMLLAAKDKESMQERLKAAKEALLVYKEYLLTRDEEIYEGKIPLKMLLFVTEHVLSKDDFYIAHEFLEYTNDPFYFKDFNAMLAKNELTYLCEYTLDDIFTPDVGTAVVDEYKNNKFKDRIDLEQFMDMISNKVFRQSLIVHSKTYESIANKQIGPSDINKIHVVADFIKKDNQWQDSYGAMPQDISWLCEVFYKMYPASINLSQILEILPEDKLMVYSAFVRILTNSSDAMILKDEQKNIEYRSGYSRLSQNLINYVRYFLNHKNNADIVFANKFSISRKLNNIDYYILLLLDGKNSLEDVAAKTLKFIKENNEDIFDINGKVLKKDKVAANIMSYVLGTAKIASMLYLLEEI
- a CDS encoding redoxin family protein, whose amino-acid sequence is MIKVPTSIYLNTLDGKEFDFSAFARTHDCVIFIYPKIGEDFSLLSEQLQNTAGMKGCTKQAINYKKFLKDFNDLGFMVVAISSQDIAAQKKFQEETSTGVMFLNDSEFMLERALELPVFSASNGHKFYFRQTLIIKDGKIRRAYIVDDPENDAKNMLEKIKEKDY
- the modB gene encoding molybdate ABC transporter permease subunit, with amino-acid sequence MIDELKSIDYEPFWLSLKLSFITTFILFFVCIALAYFMSQKKFFGKSFLESVISLPLVLPPSVLGFYLLIFLSPYSAFGKFIEEIFGVRLVFNFTGLVVASCIYSLPFMFGPIYAGLNSLKKSLFEASYSLGKNKLTTIFRVILPSIRSNLLTATVVSFAHTMGEFGVVLMIGGSVAGESKVASIAIFEAVEMLDYTKAHIYALLMLIISFFVLFVVYLLNSKKA
- a CDS encoding sulfate/molybdate ABC transporter ATP-binding protein; translation: MIEIFCKKELNGGDGKFMLEADLSFKNGDFVALYGASGGGKTTILRLIAGFEAPQSGFIRVGDKVFFDEKTNLAPQKRNIGFLFQDYALFENMNVFKNLLFAKNDLNLANKLLDICGLTSLKNAKISTLSGGQKQRVALARAVMRKPEILLLDEPLSALDNAMREKLQDYLLALHDEFKMSIILVSHDIAEIYKLCNKVFVLENGKISRSGSASEIFLKSAGSQKFAFNAKILEIKKRDAIFVANVLINRQICEVVLSSSEAMNLKAGDMVVVSTKAFSVNLEKA
- a CDS encoding TOBE domain-containing protein, with product MIKAKIVRILAKDDVSLFELKGLNLEANLFMLVLNEASKFALNDEIGLGFKSSDVVLAKNKLDTSSLENELKCVIEAINFGEILSVISLKCGEIYFEAIISNHALKTMNVGENDEVFAYIKSTSIHISTQK
- the modA gene encoding molybdate ABC transporter substrate-binding protein is translated as MRKVFKLLCMAALLAINAFGAEVNVYAAANTTYAFPELIKEFNKLHPDAKINLTLGASGGLVTQIQNSAPADIFMAADMGFAQKAYDTGFAVAAPKIYAQGAVAIFSIRDVDFKKGIEVVRGLKAISIANPQTAPYGKASIEALKNAKLYDEVEKNIVYAQKISETLSQALSASDVGFIAASALFDEKMSKYKEGVNYILVPQELYTPIDQGIVLLKRAENNADAKAFYEFILGDKSREIFKKFGYNVPAK
- a CDS encoding TOBE domain-containing protein: MKADINLELFLGEDTQVLAKHITLLKAIKETKSITKAAELVGISYKNAWDCLDTINNKSSKPLIIRADGNKKNSGSELSEYANKLIKIYDTILETQKDFLQKICQKVDVEDVDIINLQRMNMNLSARNQLSCEITGINRGAVNSQIVAKLSNGCTLESNITVESEKNLGLKVGQKVIYIFKAPAVILARDLDIKISTKNQLKGEVIEAKIGAVNAEITLKLSDEQTLTAIITKDSAIQMKIGVGDTLLAIVKSSQIIIGV
- a CDS encoding VacJ family lipoprotein encodes the protein MKFLLSIFFSLLLACANTDINANSESDEFDVEFEARKDVFDPLSGYNRMMTHANDFIYVNMLTPVAKGYAYVVPKTARTMVSNFFDNLLFPVRFVNNLLQFKFQNAGEETLRFLANTIIGFGGLTDGAKYYNLKAHDEDFGQTLGYWGLGGGFHIVWPLIGPSNLRDTGGMVGDYFADPISYVDPILLSTGIKSYRAFNSFSQDPTAYEKLRKDAIDLYPFLRDAYEQRRDKLIKE
- a CDS encoding ABC transporter substrate-binding protein; amino-acid sequence: MKILKILTMILLFTTSLFAISKEQIKPEVEMKTTKVIEILKDTNLDNNTKTKEIFALLDPFFDYKQMAKISLGKRYNSLSSDEQAKFDAAFEQKLKSSYIDKLLGYKDQEIHITGESEPQKNRYWLTSELVNDGKSYEFVYKFYDAKEHGWLIYDLDIVGVSIIQTYRSQFGDVLNNADFNTLLQKLNEAVLPDQNKTNP
- a CDS encoding efflux RND transporter permease subunit, whose amino-acid sequence is MRQIFKFIIAKNKLIIALILALSVVFGYLSTKLSVDASAETLLLEHDPDLKAYREIAKRYDSPGFLVVAFTPKDDLFSPKNLELIKNLGDELAKNDMVNSVISIINIPLLNSVKGGITGILDHTPTLQDKDINISKAKLEFAKSPIYSGNLISKDLKTTAIALNLKQDEKFNELVNERNLLSQKESNGTITQAERLKLEALAYEFKAYRDELRKSDHENLEAIKATIAKFNANDELFLGGANMIADDMIGFIKSDLLVYGLSVLALLSFSLWLFFRQVRWIVLPMFICAVSAIFTTGIFGIFDWEVTVISSNYIALQLIITISTVIHLVVSYREFYAKHPKYSQNQLIYLTLRDKFSPSFWAIFTTVIGFSSLMSADIKPVIMLGIMMSTGISVSLVLAFLLFGAINVNLEKLAPIRTFENSFKFTKYCANLALNSRKIIYVVCALVVCFGIYGISKIKVENSFIGYFKESTEIRQGMQVIDTKLGGTIPVDVIVKFKEQKQDKNTEQDEFENEFENNAKDAKYWFNSYHTRVAEKIHDYLKEQKFVGHVSSLATLIKAIKELNNGASDDFLLAAMYEKLPQNYKNILLSPYVSVEDDELRFSIRIVDSDSELRRNLFLKELREGLAQLTKNDNVSIEVAGMMVLYNNMLQNLLSSQVDTFGLTVAILFVIFCFIFRSVKLATIAIVSNLIPLCTLFGVMGFFGIPLDVMSITIAAISIGIGVDDIIHYIHRFKEEMLTKSVFESIKVAHASIGYAMYYTSFTIFLGFSVMITSNFIPTIYFGLLTDLVMVFMLLGALIILPSLIASFVKKE
- a CDS encoding BON domain-containing protein encodes the protein MILKFSVFAFLALFFCSCSSVLSPATAPLNVYDAYSISRDKRGIYSITRDKFIQSKLQSKILFSKGLSNIDIEIEVFYGDAYLIGLVDSKELEDKLVELAKSTDGVRKIYTYLRIKKPEYPCDSLKILANLKQNLFKDSIVEGTNVRVSIVGCDVVFSGVVDSIEQEKHAIWYAKHIDGVADVYSFIKVIK